atttcaggtgtgtgtgtgctaGAAATTTCTTAGTTGTCTTCACTGatccattttttcctctctgtgtgcCCCAAGCTTACCAATGTAGATTACATCAAAGGTTTTCCATGCCCTTTGGCTTCAGTTTGGTTAAAGGGTAATACCCAGAATAATGAGTTCAGGTATCTTTAATGACCATATCCTGGATTCTCTGAAGTCTCTTGAGCTAAGTCCTGAAGATCATAGCTGCTGTCAGGTGGTCCTTTCCATACAGCTGTCTACCAACCAGTAaccactccctcctcccctccccattcttctcctacccctcccccacactctccTTTACCACTCCCTCCCCTCTTACTTACTCTACTCTTCTTTGCCTAGAGGTTACCCTAtgatggactgaattgtgtcacCTCTAAATTCATACTGTGAAATCTTAActccccagtacctcagaatgggactgTGTTTGGAGATGGAATCTTTTCAGAGATAGTTAAGTTAAAATAGAACCATAGTTAAGTTAAAATGGAATCATTAGGTCTCCTTAGAAGAGATTAGGATACAGACAGCTGTAGAGGTAAAGACCATGTGAAGTCACAGGAAGGCAGccacctacaagccaaggagaggattcagaagaaaccaatctcaccaacaccttgattttagatttctagactccagaactatgagaaaataaatttctgttgcctaagccacctagtttgtggTGGCTTTGAtgtggcagccctagcaaactaatacatgcCACGACTCCTCTGCTAAcaacttaagaaaaaattctCCATTAAACTTCTCAGATCATTTACTTTGAGTCCCGTTTATTTCCTGCTGGGACCCTGACTGATCCAGTAGGACTATACAGGACTTATTTCCAGATCTGTTCTCActctattttccaaaatttctgcAGTTACCAATGgagtatgtttttttgtttgctaaaGAAGTAAAAAACACTGTTATGGAACAAAACTTGGTTTGGAAATTTCCATATAGAATGGATTTATAATCACAGGCATCCAATATCAACCCTCCTCCACAAATCCCCTAGATTCCCACTGTTATATCTAAGGGATTATGAAAACAGAACAGGGCCTCAATGTTGGAACTAGGGAAATCTGCCATCCTTGGTCCAAAATCTACAAGTATTTCTGAAGGTGGCTGCCCATGCTTCCTTTTGCGGCAAAGAGGAAGACTCTGCACAAATGTAAGGAACTGTTATAGTACCCACTAAATATTCTGTTATACCAGCCCAACTTAGAGGGGCAAGGAGCATCAGAACAAAACTGGCTCTTGTAAGCTGCACTAGAAAGCAATCATACTCTGAGAAGGCACAGTGAGAGGGCACGGGAGGGGAACTGGCATGAGAGGATACTCCTGGCTGCCACACCCAACAGAAAAAGGAATTCTTTCACTGGAGTCCGAACTCTCCCTTCATACCATCTAGATCCTTCCTGAGCCTGCTGACTTGTCAGCCTTGGTAATATTAAAGGCACGCTGCAAAATACTTGCTTTgaaatttagaaacaaattttatttaagatcTGAAATACAATTCCTAAAATATCAACTTCTCCAGAAAACCGTGGCTACACAATAATGCATTGCCTCTATCATGTTAGAACGTGCATTAGACTCAAATACAAAAACCATGAAACAAATCACCATCCTTCAACAATTTGAGCAAAGATAGAATGCCTAAGGAACAACACAGATGGATTTGCAGAGGATGGGCTGTTTTACTTCAagcaccataaaaaaaaaaagagcacaaatgCATGGGTTTTCAGGTATATACATTAAGTTGAACCTTTGGCACTAGGAATCAGGGCATTTTGTCACATAGCATTAACACATATTAGAAAATTGTGTAGTGTCAAAGGGATAGAACCACCAGCTTTCAAGCAATGTTGTCAACTAGGCAATAAAATGTTCTACTGGATGTTCTTTGTCTAATTACTGCGTACACTGGTAGCAActttgaaatgagaaaaggagCTTGTActcctttcattttctgtttagaacaaaacagaaaacaaactgaaacatAAGCCCTGTTATACATTAACAATTTTAAAGAACATCAATTATACAAGAAAAAGACTAAGAACAAAAAGAGTGTTTACAGATACCAGACGTAACAGTGAGTGGTCAGTAGACCCTCACAGGGCTTTGCGGTGGTACTCAGCCGAAGCCACTTTGTAATCACTGGCAGTAAACAGAGATGCAGCATTCTTTGCCAGGTATTTTAGGAAATCATGCAAATAGCCCAACAATAATGCAAGGCTCTTCTCATCAAGGGGTGTATATGCCAACATTGCTCCGATTCTTACAAATAATCTCAGTAGGTGTGGGGCTCCATAAACCTGGGACATTGGTGCATCAGGGTGAGCCAAGAGGATTTCTGCATACTGGGGCCTCTCAAATTTGTAGAGCAGCTGAGTGCCCAACATCACATTGAAATATTCTTTAATTCCTGCCACAACTTCATTAACTGCGTATTCCTTATTATCAACATTTCCCTGTGACTTTTTGCAATTTGCATACTCTTCCAGAATGGCATCTACATTTTTCTTAGCAGGGAGTTGAAAGAGCTGCTTCTGCCTGGTAACTAAGTCCCAGTCCTCAACAAGCCATGGTTTTAATTCTTCAGGAATCTTCACTTTAACTTCCATTCTATTCTTAAAGGCCTCCTCACTTTCAACAGTGGGATCAGCCCGGGCCCTTTTCTTCCGAGGTGGCTGGGGTGCTTCGCTGGTACTGCCACCATCTCCATTTCCAGGAGTCTTCTGCttattctttcttgtcttcctcaCAGATCCTgaaggggggttctctgcagaGCGACCCCCCCATCGGCCTGGGAGAGCTGGTTCCAGATTCTTCTGCTGTGGACCAGCAGTCTTCTTTCCTGAGGAGGCCCCTCTCATCTTACTTCTCTGCATATTGCTTCTAGTTGGTTTTTTAAAGTTGTCTTCTTCTGCAGATTGTTGTCCACGAGTTTGAGAACCCTGCTTTCTGGAACTCATTCAACCCTGTTTTTATTCCAACCACTGTAATATATAAAGGATTTTACTTGGTTGTTTTCTGTCATGACCTTTAATACACACTGCTTCATAAAGGCTCACCAAAGTAAAACATAAGCTATTCTCTTGGAATTTGGATTTCAAATCCTAGTTCAGGATCATTTGTAAGTGACTTACTACCTCTAGCCTCACTTTGATCCTCACTATCAACCACTACTCTCACCCCATCCGATCACTCATCAGACTTGCCCGTAAGTTTTTTGGTACCACTCAAAAGACATAAAGgaatataattttagaaaaagaatgaattaaatggaaaagaaactgTACAAGGCAGCAGAACTGAAAATAAAGGCTCTGAACAAGAGAAATGACAAGATGAAATAAGAAAGATTAGTTGACTGGAGGCAAAATGACTAACAGTAAATGCTTTTGTAGGAGTCCAGGTAGGCCTGGCTTGGGGTGATGACAGAGTCAAGAGAAACCAAATACAGAACTTGGTAAATGAAGAGGGAGGAGTCAAAGGTGGCTCTGCAATTTTAAGCCTGggtaattaatgaatgaataaaaacactGATTTTGATGGTTAGTTTAGAATTAGCAATAAAGTAATAGGAAATAATTCATCCACTCAGTGAGTCATCATACATTAATACATATCTGCTTTGGGACAGATACTATGCCAGATGCTAGTGATTTAAGTATCTAAAGTGGCAATTAAAAAACTAGTTTAGTACAATGAGAGTTACAGGAACAGAATACTTTGGAGCAAATAAATGGCATATGATACAACTTTTAGTATTAGCTTGTTGGAGGAGGTGATAATTCAGTGAGAGAGAAGTCAGTGATGACTCCCAGGTTTTGAGAATGGGTTATTAAGGCATTAGTATTATCACCAAATAAGACTGCATCAAAAAGAGGAGGAAGTCAATTAGAGAGGAAAGAAGTTCAGTAGTGGATCTACTAAGTGTTAGGTATACAGTTAGACATTTAACTTTAAAGCTCAGGTGAGGGTCAGAGCCAGAAATGGAGATCCGAGAGTAAGCATCATAGAGCTGCTACCAGAAGCTAAGAAAACTATCAAAATCATTcatggagagaagaggaagaaaaactgaacCAAAGTATGAAATTGTGGAAAAACCTAAAAGGAATGATTAAGGGGTGAGCAGAGagaccaaaaaccaaacaaaaatggtCAGAGCAGCCATAGAAGATTAAGAGAATGCTATTTGGGAAGCCAAAGAAGTTGAGAGTTAAGAAGGGCAAGGGGTAATATACAGTATAAAATGTAGTAGAGAGAACTAGTaagataaagatgaaaaaatagtATTCTATGATTCTTACAGTGTAACAGATGAAGCAATTTTTTTGACTTACATaatcctcttccttctttcccttccaagAACTCCTAGTGTTTTCCCAGATGGAACCTCCTAGATCTCCTGGAATGGTCTCGAAGGATGAGGTTGGGGGCACAACCTAGAAAGGAAAACGGATGATCTGCAATGAAGATGAACTTTCGTgaaataacacagaaaaaaatctagTTTTTTGACCATATGGTTTACAACTACAATTATCAGAGAAAATGTATGAGCTCTGCTGTTAGACATACTTCTACTTCAGTTAGATTCTGCCATTTATGAATTGTGAGGACTTGGGCAAGATATGCAAGCTCTCTTAGCCTCTTTTACTCATCTAAAGAGGCCAAACTATCCCTTGACTTCACAGGTTCTTCTTAAGAACTTCGTAAATGAGACCTGGCTAAATAGCTAGCATAGTATCTTGCAGAATACATGTGAATATGGGTATAAAGATGTTCACTGCAGTGGTGTTCTTAATACTGAAGAACTGTAAACACTTCAACATTCATCGGTAGGGCAATGGGAACATAGATTCTGTATGCACACTACAGAACAACATTCAAATGAATTAAGCAGAGAACCATGTATGAATacagaaaagatgttcaatgctACATTATTAGGTAAATAGGCATAATGCTTAATAGGTACAACAGGATcctggagagagagcacaggtcaAGATATAACATCAGTCCTGTACAATTCTTATGTACAGTGTGATCAAATTCCTATTTTAAACTGGTATGTATAAATGCATAGGAAAATATCCAGATGAATCAGTACCACTGTTAAAATCAGGGTAACCTCTGGGAAAAAATGATGGTAAATAGCCTTAAACCAGGTTTCTCTGGTAACTATTAATTTCACCCACATAAAAAGGTCCTTGGCCAATCCCCAGCCCTTAAAAGAATGTGAGAAGGTGTCAAGGAAGCCCTGAGGGGGAAAATAAGAGGTAAGAAATGCAGTCTTTCAACTAGAGCCTTGAATTAGGGAAACCAGTTATTGGTAAGACAGGCCTGCGTACCAGAGTTTTCACTAAGCCAATGATACCCTCTCActaaaaggacacaaaaataaagggtaaagagtaaaaaaataaagggcaaaGGAGGTCCTCAGAGATCACCAAATCTGTGAATACGGATACTGACCCTGTGGGAATCAGAAACCTGCCTGAGGGATAAAGAGACACATCCTGTGAAGGATCAGACAGTGGCCAGTGTGTCATGGCATTACACTGTAAGCTATCGAGCTTACAAAAAGGATGTTTCTAAACAAACATTGTGCCCAGGACAGAGGGACACAGTATCTGAGGGTATCAGAGAATTGAGTTAAGCAATTTACTTGAAATTCAGAAAACCCACCTCGGAGTTAATATAGCACAGAGCTTCCACAAAACAAGGGGGATAGTTAAAATACCAACTAAAGAAAGCAAGATGGCTCAGTGCCAGCCAGACTGTGTGAAACAGAAGTGAGGCCAGGCGGGATGGGAAGTATTTTGGAAGTCTCACAGTCATCAGCAATTCCTTACTGAGGAGGAACTTTAAAAGGAATTCTACCTGGTCCTAATTAACTGGATGAGTTCTGTCATTCTCTACAAATTCTTCCCCTCATATAGTCTCAATGAAATATCTgacattttacagaaaaatatcTGCACCATGAGTCAAGGTTTGTGACTGCTGAATGAAGCCACGGAAACAGCCTTTGTATTAGTTGTCTCAGTTCCTTTATTTTCATCTAAGTATCCTACCGATCAAACAAGCAACTATTACTATCTGGAAGTCAGAAACCAGACATGAAAAGGGAGTACCTACCTACCTTTTGATGTCTGGCTCCTACTTGTAAGTTTCTGGATAGCTTTCCACTCTGTACCTCCCTTCCCAGCTTAACACTGCTCCATGATCAATGACAAAGTTTGCACTACAGATTACTTAATTTGGGGCTATTTTAAACCGAGTTTGCCAGTTTGTCTTGAGTTTCAGGCTTTATTAGTATTTACTGGCTTAGTACACCTACTCTTTGCTCCATCATGCTCTCTCCATTATCTCCATCTAAATACTATGTCTTCTTTCCTCCTCAAATCTCCAACTCTAGTCCATGTTTCTCCCCCATCTCCAATACCATATGAAGTGGATGTTAGTACTCCAgagtttaatatttaaatgtcTTGTGTTAGTTTTGCTTATAGAACCACACCATTCATCTCTTTGCCACAGGTCTTGTGTTATACATATCACCTATATCTTGGAGCAGCACTTAGGTCCCTGGGGGGTACACTATAGAGAATCAAAGTGATGAAGTGATTCAATACATGAAGAAAATGGAGGCACAAATGAGGGACAAGTCATCAAATATTTTTCCACTTGTTTTCTACAGGTCAGCTCTAGGGGTAGGTCAGACATTGAGAAAACACATTTGTAGATTTGCCctagttttaaaatttctgtgtaaATACTTATTTATACTGATCATCAAATCTCaaccttccctttttaaaaatgtggtatcACAAACTAGTTTTCTTTCCCATGTAACATAATACACATCTTGAGAGCTGTGTACTTCATCTAACCACCCTTAACAGAAAGTGATTCCTCTTCAATTTATCCTGCAGTAACTATTGCAACATTTTTGTCCTCATTTCCTATTATTTAATACTTCCAGATGCAAATTTAGGGGGTCAAGAGGTAGTTAACACGTCACCAAATTACCTCCCCAAGCTGTGCCAGTTTCCAACCTTACTAGGAGTGTGTAAAACTATCACTTATACTCTGGTCAGCAGTGGCTAAGCTCATCTACAACATCTGATAAAATGTTTAGTTGTTCAGTTTTTAttagagacattttaacatttaaaaagtgtCTATTGACCTCATAGGCTTTGGTCCTGCACCCATTCAGTTGGTTCTTAGTGATTTTAACATCTATacgagcttttaaaaaaagattttatttcggggcacctgggtggcttagtgggttaaagcctctgctttcggttcaggtcatgatcctagggttctgggatcgagccccgcatcaggctttctgttcaggaggaagcctgcctccctgcctacttgtgatctctgcctgtcaaataaataaaatgttttaaaaaaataaacacctaTGACTATTGTGAATGGTGCCTTGTTTTTACTTCTGCATTTATTCAAATGTATGATGCATCCCAATTTCAGAGACATTAAAATGTGGGAAAATGTgtgtctttttaagattttatttatttgacagagatcagaagtaggcagagaggcaggcagagagaaagggggaagcaggctccccactgagcagatagctcgatgcagggctccatcccagaaccctgggatcatgacctgagctgaaggcagaggctttaacccactgagccacccaggtgccctggatctCTTTATATATCAACAGTTGTCATTCTGGGGCAAGTATTTCCCCTTCTTTTATAGTGCCTGATGTTAATATTTTAGAGTTTTACATAGTGAAACGTTAGCTTTCCTTTCCACTCTTAAAAGATGTCATTTTAATGgaggttttatattttcttaatccATCCAGCATTTGCTAAGTTATGAACAGAAAATCTGCATTATTTTTCACAAGTAGTTAATACTGTGGCATCATTTATGGGTAATCTTTCCTTTACATAGTTGTAaattccaaaatacataaaagtggGGGAATTCCccattttcctcccctccctAGTCCCAAAATAACTGTGTAAGCTTTCAGATCTTATGTGCATAGTCACACaaatacataatctttaaaattaaatgtgtattttatatttcatttggcAAATGTGAGACATATTGCCCCCCACCTTTTCTCACTTTGTCATGGGCATCTTTTTGTCCACAcatacctcattctttttaatattcacaTTACCCTATAATCTCTATGTGGCAGAATTTAACCAGTCCTTTATTAACTTTTAAGTTGCTCCCAATACTTCATTATTACATAAACTCTCTAAGAGTCTTAAGTGTACAGATATATTAGAGCATTAGGGATTTCAGGACTATTCTCAGAAGTGGAACTGTTCAAAGGATTTGTGTACTTTTAACTTCGATGAGATAGGGGCAAATTCAATTTGTAAAGAACCACTTCCATTTGTACTCCCAGCAAAAACTGTTAAAGTTCATTCACCTACACCTTGAGCAACACAGGATAAACGTCTTTCggaaaaaattttgttttgcttatctAGTATGTAGTATATTATTGAGCATCTTTCACACATCCATGTCTAtgtttttcttatgtatttttgtttctatactaGATTGTTTGCTTCCTTTACTGATTTCTAATAATTAAATTCTAAGTATTCCTGGATATGTTGgaaacattttttccaaaatcattttccttctctgggtgtgtgtgtgtgtgtgtgtgtgtgtgtgtgtgtgttgtgtatacaTAAAATCACACAGAAAAATATGTCAACCTTTTCCTTTGTGAACTTGGCATTTATGTTACACCTAGGGAAAATGCTCCCAAATCAGTATTCTAAAAAtgatttcatgtatttcttgGTATTTCTATAGTTTCCTCCAAATATGTAACTTTTCCTAATATTACTTATTAAAGAGGTCATCCTTTCCACACTGATCCGAAATGCTATTATAAAACATTCTAAATTCCTAGATGTGCATGGGTCTTTTAAGGTACTATTTTCCCAATGATTTGATTATTTAATTGTTAAATGTTATCACTATTTCTAGGTCACCTGTTCTGTCACAGTGGTATCTGTTCTCACACCAGCATCACACTGGTTTAATTATCATAAAGACATAAATGTTGCCCTAGAATAACACTTGTAAACGGTTTCCAAGGATGTTTGATGCATTACTTGAAGTAGCAAACAGTGAAGTCAATGTGGAGGACTATCACTAGTGATTTGTAAAGATAAAATGTGGTTTATCCATAATATGGATTATCATGCTAGTCGAAACAATGCCACTGTGAAAGGAATCAAATAGAACTCTAAGAATGAACATGAAGACATCCATGATAATTTGCTGCATAAAAATAGCAAGCTGCAAAAACAATACCTATAGTGTGATAGATACCgtatttatgtaaaagaaaacactatatacatacatacatatatatctatatctatgtatgtTTTTCAACAGGTACTTAATTTAGAGATCTAGAAGGAAACAGAACTG
This region of Meles meles chromosome X, mMelMel3.1 paternal haplotype, whole genome shotgun sequence genomic DNA includes:
- the MORF4L2 gene encoding mortality factor 4-like protein 2, whose product is MSSRKQGSQTRGQQSAEEDNFKKPTRSNMQRSKMRGASSGKKTAGPQQKNLEPALPGRWGGRSAENPPSGSVRKTRKNKQKTPGNGDGGSTSEAPQPPRKKRARADPTVESEEAFKNRMEVKVKIPEELKPWLVEDWDLVTRQKQLFQLPAKKNVDAILEEYANCKKSQGNVDNKEYAVNEVVAGIKEYFNVMLGTQLLYKFERPQYAEILLAHPDAPMSQVYGAPHLLRLFVRIGAMLAYTPLDEKSLALLLGYLHDFLKYLAKNAASLFTASDYKVASAEYHRKAL